A single region of the Thioalkalivibrio nitratireducens DSM 14787 genome encodes:
- the tnpC gene encoding IS66 family transposase: protein MRLSPHDLRQIDEAFIAALSEAALRVLAVNLLVDLKEAHDRLGQNPANSSRPSSSQPPWEAASAAETEDPTEDPTAPASEPPSSAATTPASDKNKAPAGKPGKRPGAPGCGRLVTLPVQEEILHSPDRCRCCGTPFPADAPTKGYNGRYALDVVAPTSGSPGLEVRHTKHVYLQRQCSCGHWTHAEPGRCAENTDWQVELTEWHLAGPMLVALICALSLRQRVSRRGVQEFLADWLGVSLSIAAIHQCLHEAGRAVAPVIERDIVPLIREAELLHVDETGWKEGNQLLWLWVFTCTTATLFAIGRRSRRMLHKILGEAFVGWLMSDGFWAYRDYDRRLRCLAHLIRKAHGLDQSLDPLARPFGAATLALFEDLLQQVYQAREGPQPPADLYQKNRGKLDAFNDLCVDHWDCAHEKTRQLAREFTHDWEAIWAVLEFPRLPITNNWAEQALRHWVISRRISQGTRTEQGSLAFALLVSVIETCRKRGVSPWPYLAQVVQQRRKGEPAPVLPEPAPAP from the coding sequence ATGCGCCTGAGCCCACACGATCTTCGGCAGATCGACGAGGCGTTCATCGCGGCCCTGAGCGAAGCCGCGCTGCGCGTGCTTGCGGTGAATCTGCTGGTGGATTTGAAAGAGGCGCATGATCGCCTGGGGCAAAACCCGGCCAACAGTTCCCGGCCATCGAGCAGCCAGCCCCCTTGGGAAGCCGCCAGCGCAGCAGAGACGGAGGACCCAACCGAAGATCCGACGGCGCCCGCGTCAGAACCCCCGTCATCTGCGGCGACCACGCCCGCCTCCGACAAGAACAAGGCGCCCGCCGGCAAACCCGGCAAGCGCCCCGGCGCACCCGGTTGCGGCCGTCTGGTCACGTTGCCGGTGCAGGAGGAGATCCTGCACAGCCCCGATCGCTGCCGATGCTGCGGCACGCCCTTTCCCGCGGATGCTCCGACCAAGGGCTACAATGGTCGCTATGCACTCGATGTGGTCGCCCCCACTTCGGGTTCCCCAGGCCTTGAAGTCCGTCACACCAAGCACGTCTATCTGCAACGGCAATGTTCCTGCGGCCATTGGACGCATGCGGAACCGGGACGCTGTGCAGAGAATACGGATTGGCAGGTCGAACTGACCGAATGGCACCTGGCCGGTCCGATGCTGGTGGCGCTGATCTGCGCCTTGTCGCTGCGCCAGCGCGTTTCGCGCCGGGGTGTCCAGGAGTTTCTGGCCGATTGGCTGGGCGTATCCCTGAGCATCGCGGCGATCCACCAATGCCTGCACGAAGCCGGTCGCGCGGTCGCGCCGGTGATCGAGCGCGATATCGTGCCGTTGATTCGCGAGGCCGAACTGCTGCATGTCGACGAAACCGGCTGGAAAGAGGGAAACCAGCTCTTGTGGCTGTGGGTCTTTACCTGCACCACCGCCACCCTGTTTGCCATCGGCAGGCGTTCCCGCAGGATGCTGCACAAGATCCTGGGCGAAGCGTTCGTTGGCTGGTTGATGAGCGATGGCTTCTGGGCCTATCGCGATTACGATCGCCGCTTGCGCTGCCTGGCGCATCTCATCCGCAAGGCCCATGGGCTGGACCAGAGCCTCGACCCACTGGCGCGACCGTTTGGTGCCGCCACCCTGGCCCTGTTCGAGGACCTGCTCCAGCAAGTCTACCAGGCCCGGGAAGGACCACAGCCTCCGGCCGATCTGTACCAGAAAAACCGCGGCAAGCTCGACGCCTTCAACGACCTATGCGTGGATCACTGGGACTGTGCGCACGAAAAGACGCGGCAACTGGCGCGCGAGTTCACCCATGACTGGGAGGCGATCTGGGCCGTTCTGGAGTTTCCGCGGTTGCCCATCACGAACAATTGGGCCGAACAGGCCTTGCGGCACTGGGTGATCAGCCGTCGCATCAGCCAGGGCACCCGGACCGAGCAGGGTTCTTTGGCCTTCGCGCTCCTCGTCAGCGTGATCGAAACCTGCCGCAAGCGCGGGGTCTCGCCCTGGCCCTACCTGGCTCAGGTGGTCCAGCAGCGGCGCAAAGGCGAGCCGGCCCCCGTTCTGCCTGAACCCGCCCCGGCACCATGA
- a CDS encoding DUF433 domain-containing protein, with the protein MSELHRITIDPDVCGGRPCLRGLRIRVKDVLDLLASGASHEEVLQDYPYLEPEDIVAVLEYAARQSDHPVLSVVA; encoded by the coding sequence GTGAGCGAATTGCACCGAATCACGATCGATCCCGACGTCTGCGGAGGACGCCCATGCCTGCGGGGTCTACGCATTCGGGTCAAGGATGTCCTGGACCTTCTGGCTTCCGGCGCCTCACACGAGGAGGTGCTTCAGGATTACCCCTATCTTGAACCGGAAGACATTGTTGCCGTTCTGGAGTACGCCGCCCGCCAGAGTGACCATCCTGTGCTGTCCGTTGTTGCCTGA
- a CDS encoding ABC transporter permease, with amino-acid sequence MNGLQQTFTLAWRSLVQVRRNPWELGDYSIQPILFLVLFLYVFGGAIAGSPDDYLEFVLPGVIVMNMLFVTVYVGHGLNTDLTRGVFDRFRALPIPRWAPLAGRILADVVKQALCIGLLLAVGYLLGFRLATSLMHLLGMILLVLVFAVAFSWVMVLVGVMARDPEHVQLFGFTALFPVTFVSSAFVPVATMPEWLQGFVYANPVSLLADAARALLNGGPAAAPALGSLLWALGIALVFAPLSVYALNRRLARG; translated from the coding sequence ATGAACGGCCTGCAGCAGACATTCACGCTGGCCTGGCGCAGCCTGGTGCAGGTGCGGCGCAACCCCTGGGAGCTGGGTGACTACAGCATCCAGCCGATCCTGTTCCTGGTGCTCTTTCTGTACGTATTCGGCGGCGCGATCGCCGGCTCGCCGGACGACTACCTGGAGTTCGTGCTGCCGGGGGTGATCGTAATGAACATGCTGTTCGTCACGGTCTATGTCGGCCACGGCCTGAACACCGATCTGACCCGCGGCGTGTTCGACCGCTTCCGCGCTCTGCCGATCCCGCGCTGGGCGCCGCTGGCCGGCCGGATCCTCGCGGACGTGGTCAAGCAGGCGCTTTGCATCGGGCTGCTGCTGGCAGTGGGGTACCTGCTCGGATTCCGCCTGGCGACTTCCCTGATGCACCTGCTGGGCATGATCCTGCTGGTGCTGGTGTTCGCCGTCGCGTTCTCCTGGGTGATGGTGCTGGTCGGGGTGATGGCGCGCGATCCGGAACACGTGCAGTTGTTCGGCTTCACCGCCCTGTTCCCGGTGACCTTCGTCAGCTCCGCGTTCGTCCCGGTGGCGACGATGCCCGAGTGGCTACAAGGCTTCGTGTACGCCAACCCGGTATCCCTGCTGGCCGATGCCGCACGCGCGTTGTTGAACGGCGGCCCGGCCGCCGCCCCGGCGTTGGGGTCCCTGCTCTGGGCGCTCGGCATCGCGCTGGTGTTCGCGCCGCTGTCGGTCTATGCCCTCAACCGGCGCCTGGCGCGCGGCTGA
- a CDS encoding TMEM165/GDT1 family protein translates to MELFLLSILAVAVAEIGDRSMFLAALFGMRCRSAWAVFWGMTAGLFLNQLLSAVAGIWLFAVIATDWHFWVVGAAFLAMAVWVLIPEDEEVEKDTRARSAFFAAAIAFFLFEMFDKTQLAVITLAGASGALLPVVLGATVGILLITTPALILGKRFAASIPATPMRYVAAALFLLIGLWTWAEAGGWMPDLGLPDLSGILLRAAENYE, encoded by the coding sequence GTGGAACTCTTCCTGCTTTCGATACTGGCCGTCGCCGTCGCTGAGATCGGCGATCGTTCGATGTTTCTGGCCGCGCTGTTCGGGATGCGCTGCCGCAGCGCCTGGGCCGTCTTCTGGGGCATGACCGCCGGCCTGTTCCTGAATCAACTGCTGTCTGCGGTGGCCGGCATCTGGCTGTTCGCAGTGATCGCCACCGACTGGCATTTCTGGGTGGTCGGGGCCGCCTTCCTGGCAATGGCCGTCTGGGTACTGATTCCGGAGGACGAGGAGGTGGAGAAGGACACCCGCGCCCGCAGTGCCTTTTTCGCGGCCGCGATCGCCTTCTTCCTGTTCGAGATGTTCGACAAGACCCAGCTGGCAGTGATCACGCTGGCCGGCGCTTCCGGGGCCCTGCTGCCGGTGGTGTTGGGGGCTACGGTGGGGATCCTGCTGATCACCACGCCGGCGCTGATCCTCGGCAAGCGCTTCGCCGCCAGTATCCCGGCCACACCGATGCGCTATGTGGCCGCCGCACTGTTCCTGCTGATCGGCTTGTGGACCTGGGCCGAGGCCGGCGGCTGGATGCCCGATCTCGGCCTTCCGGATCTCTCGGGGATACTGTTGCGGGCGGCGGAAAACTACGAGTAG
- a CDS encoding Druantia anti-phage system protein DruA: MGQSDRVLLRYRGRDVRAEDLATIRAQIAQAATAQGAARGRSAIARRLCEGWDWRQANGALKEYAARDLLLRLEEAGHIQLPPRLQEKNNHAVPDYRQRPLFEERPLAGRVDAYGVLEIRTAEGPERYLWDYLVHHHHYLGRPKLVGAYLKQLVWLDGQVVACLGWASAAWKVDCRDRWIGWTPELRRQRLVGVVNNVRFLILPWVRVEHLASKVLGQSLRGLAAAWQARVGQRIVLAETFVDPARFAGTCYRAANWQCLGQTRGHAKRGNAYRAHAVSKDVWVRPLTRRWRPALLEP, from the coding sequence ATGGGACAGAGCGACAGGGTGCTGCTGCGTTACCGAGGCCGCGATGTGCGTGCCGAGGATCTCGCGACGATTCGCGCGCAGATCGCGCAGGCGGCCACGGCACAGGGAGCGGCCCGCGGTCGCAGCGCGATCGCCCGACGACTGTGTGAGGGGTGGGACTGGCGGCAGGCGAACGGGGCGCTCAAGGAATACGCCGCGCGGGATCTGCTGCTGCGCCTGGAAGAGGCCGGGCACATCCAGTTGCCGCCGCGGCTGCAAGAGAAGAACAATCACGCGGTCCCGGATTATCGGCAACGGCCGCTGTTCGAGGAGCGGCCGCTGGCCGGGCGGGTGGATGCCTATGGGGTGCTCGAGATCCGCACGGCTGAGGGACCTGAGCGCTACCTCTGGGATTATCTGGTTCATCACCACCATTACCTGGGGCGTCCCAAGCTAGTGGGCGCGTACCTCAAGCAATTGGTGTGGCTCGACGGGCAGGTGGTGGCCTGCCTGGGTTGGGCCAGTGCCGCCTGGAAGGTCGATTGTCGGGACCGCTGGATCGGCTGGACGCCCGAGCTGCGGCGCCAGCGTCTGGTCGGGGTGGTGAACAACGTCCGCTTTCTGATCCTGCCGTGGGTGCGTGTAGAGCATCTGGCCTCGAAGGTGCTGGGGCAGTCGCTGCGCGGGCTTGCCGCCGCGTGGCAGGCCCGGGTGGGGCAACGCATCGTGCTGGCGGAGACCTTCGTCGATCCGGCGCGCTTTGCCGGCACCTGCTATCGGGCGGCCAACTGGCAGTGCCTGGGCCAGACCCGGGGCCATGCCAAGCGCGGCAATGCCTACCGGGCACATGCCGTGTCCAAGGACGTCTGGGTGCGGCCGCTGACGCGCCGCTGGCGGCCGGCGCTGCTGGAACCATGA
- a CDS encoding polyprenyl synthetase family protein, with protein sequence MRETPFVRYWRTTRAELDTAFLHWIPRFFPSLCETQAAAVHDALADGKRLRGCLLCLVSDALGGRREAALPRALAVECIQAASLIHDDFVDCDTERRERPAAWTKYGPRKAVLLGDLMFATALQRMTENGRAGGLAVAEVIATMANGAWQEPLEPADVERALLAEPERGQGLYPRIIHLKTGALFGTAARLGAISAGGSQRMADLAHEFGVHLGEAYQIADDLADVDGRESSATEWAVLAPAIVHFCGESELARANLPKGSTAAPESFLSETLPVLRSRMRKAMHARLGLASERARQFPDSPFGRLLETAPPEIVHLSLGELP encoded by the coding sequence ATGCGCGAAACGCCGTTCGTGCGGTATTGGCGCACCACGCGCGCTGAGCTCGACACCGCCTTTCTACACTGGATACCGCGCTTTTTCCCGAGCCTCTGCGAAACCCAGGCCGCCGCCGTTCACGACGCGCTCGCTGATGGCAAACGCCTGCGTGGCTGTCTCTTGTGCCTGGTGAGCGATGCGCTGGGTGGCCGGCGTGAGGCTGCCTTGCCGCGCGCGCTTGCCGTGGAATGCATTCAGGCTGCGTCGTTAATACACGACGACTTCGTGGACTGTGACACCGAACGGCGCGAGCGGCCCGCCGCGTGGACGAAGTATGGGCCCCGCAAGGCCGTGTTGCTCGGTGACCTCATGTTCGCGACAGCGCTGCAACGGATGACCGAAAACGGCCGTGCCGGCGGTCTTGCGGTTGCCGAGGTCATCGCCACGATGGCCAACGGCGCGTGGCAGGAGCCGCTGGAGCCTGCCGACGTCGAACGCGCGCTCTTGGCCGAACCGGAACGCGGCCAGGGACTCTATCCCAGAATCATCCATCTCAAGACGGGGGCGTTGTTCGGGACGGCGGCGCGTCTCGGCGCCATCAGTGCAGGCGGCTCGCAGCGCATGGCGGATCTGGCCCATGAGTTTGGCGTGCACCTCGGCGAGGCCTACCAGATCGCCGACGATCTGGCCGATGTCGATGGCCGCGAATCTTCCGCGACCGAGTGGGCCGTGCTGGCACCCGCAATCGTGCATTTCTGCGGTGAATCGGAGCTGGCACGAGCCAATCTGCCCAAGGGTTCGACTGCGGCACCGGAATCCTTTCTCTCGGAGACGCTGCCCGTGCTGCGGTCGCGCATGCGCAAGGCGATGCACGCGAGGCTGGGGCTCGCATCCGAACGGGCACGGCAGTTTCCCGACAGCCCGTTTGGTCGGCTGCTGGAGACTGCGCCGCCAGAGATCGTGCACTTGAGCCTCGGCGAGCTACCCTGA
- the tnpC gene encoding IS66 family transposase, whose translation MTREEACALLDGPREVAVAKILELAHKAEQWDRQSAPDADPLQPSATIASFQKPAAPRRRRKPGRKAGHHGACRPVPQTIDAQVEHRLETCPDCGHPVGPAVRSHTRLIEDLEPGTVKTHAHTVHGHWCGHCRKIVTPTVTAALPRATLGLNLVIYSAWLHYRLGISVGNLVTILQQLFGLRVSAGGLTQSWIRLGETLAPYGVQLEQAIRQAGVLHADETGWRVNGTTHWLWAFCTEDLAYFRIERRRNAAVVLAVLGEIFDGLLVCDFYAAYNAVETWAKQRCLFHLFAELRRVDQRNTSIPWRDTRRRIQRLFQDAIRLKLRRPELEPHVYQRRKRRLHQRLDELIATSFQDKDAMRLVKRLGNFRGELLTFLDHQDLPPTNNRGEQEMRTPVLTRKVCQQNRSEAGAETHALLLSLFRTGELQGHEPLAFVRRLTEAAIAGKPLELVRPAPAAQAA comes from the coding sequence ATGACCCGCGAGGAGGCCTGTGCGCTGCTCGACGGGCCGCGCGAGGTGGCCGTGGCCAAGATCCTCGAACTCGCGCACAAGGCCGAGCAGTGGGACCGGCAGTCGGCCCCCGACGCAGACCCGCTGCAACCCTCGGCGACGATCGCCTCGTTCCAGAAGCCGGCGGCGCCACGGCGCCGACGCAAGCCCGGGCGCAAGGCGGGTCATCACGGGGCTTGCCGGCCGGTACCGCAGACCATCGACGCGCAGGTGGAACACCGGCTCGAGACCTGTCCTGACTGCGGACACCCGGTCGGGCCCGCCGTCCGCTCCCACACCCGCCTCATCGAGGATCTGGAACCGGGAACCGTCAAGACCCATGCGCACACCGTCCACGGCCACTGGTGTGGTCACTGCCGCAAGATCGTCACGCCCACGGTCACTGCGGCGCTGCCGCGCGCGACGCTCGGCCTGAACCTCGTCATCTACAGCGCCTGGCTGCATTACCGTCTCGGCATCAGCGTGGGCAACTTGGTCACCATTCTCCAGCAGCTGTTCGGGCTGCGCGTCAGTGCCGGCGGACTCACCCAGTCCTGGATCCGGCTCGGGGAGACCCTGGCGCCCTACGGGGTGCAGCTGGAGCAGGCCATCCGCCAGGCCGGTGTTCTGCACGCCGACGAAACCGGCTGGCGGGTCAACGGCACCACCCACTGGCTCTGGGCCTTCTGCACCGAAGACCTGGCCTATTTCCGGATCGAACGCCGGCGCAATGCCGCGGTGGTCTTGGCCGTTCTGGGCGAAATCTTCGACGGTTTGCTGGTCTGTGACTTCTACGCCGCCTACAACGCGGTCGAGACCTGGGCCAAACAACGCTGCCTGTTCCACTTGTTCGCCGAACTGCGCCGGGTCGATCAACGCAATACCTCGATTCCCTGGCGCGACACCCGGCGCCGCATCCAACGCCTGTTCCAGGATGCGATCCGGCTGAAGCTGCGCCGCCCCGAACTGGAACCGCACGTCTACCAACGCCGCAAACGACGCCTGCACCAACGCCTCGACGAACTGATCGCCACCTCGTTCCAGGATAAAGATGCCATGCGCTTGGTCAAACGCCTGGGCAACTTCCGCGGCGAACTGCTGACCTTCCTGGATCATCAGGACCTGCCGCCCACCAATAACCGCGGCGAGCAAGAGATGCGCACGCCCGTGCTCACCCGCAAGGTCTGCCAGCAGAACCGCTCCGAAGCGGGTGCCGAAACGCACGCCCTGCTGCTGTCCCTGTTCCGCACCGGCGAACTGCAAGGACACGAGCCGCTTGCCTTCGTGCGCCGTCTGACCGAGGCTGCCATCGCTGGGAAACCCCTCGAACTCGTCCGGCCCGCACCGGCCGCCCAGGCCGCCTGA
- a CDS encoding class I SAM-dependent methyltransferase: MNANGSGDARLALVERFFQGTGASYDFMVNSATFGIDRLWKRRLVDLIPPNPARVLDLACGTGISTLAIAKRHPKCQVVGVELRNEYLERARAKLRQRALGNIELVLGRAEDYRSEVPFDCITSSYLAKYAELPLLSRNAHTMLMPNGVFLAHDFTYPPKAHLVRIWRLYFRILQLAGSRLFPSWREIYYGLPELIERSPWIKELQRALEQSGFVDVRRYDLTLYGSAIVYARKPGASAAPNGSSG; encoded by the coding sequence ATGAATGCAAATGGCTCGGGTGATGCGCGGCTCGCGCTGGTGGAACGGTTCTTTCAGGGCACTGGGGCCAGCTACGATTTCATGGTGAATTCCGCGACCTTCGGAATCGACCGGCTATGGAAGCGCCGTCTCGTGGACCTCATACCGCCGAACCCGGCGCGCGTGCTGGATCTGGCCTGCGGCACCGGGATATCGACGCTGGCCATTGCGAAACGTCATCCCAAGTGCCAGGTGGTCGGCGTCGAGCTCCGGAACGAATACCTCGAACGGGCAAGGGCGAAGCTGAGACAACGCGCATTAGGGAACATCGAGCTGGTATTGGGGCGTGCCGAAGACTACCGCTCGGAAGTACCGTTCGACTGCATCACCTCGTCCTACCTCGCCAAGTACGCGGAGCTCCCGCTGCTGAGCCGCAACGCCCACACGATGCTGATGCCCAACGGCGTGTTTCTGGCGCACGATTTCACGTATCCGCCGAAGGCTCATCTGGTTAGGATCTGGAGGCTTTACTTCAGGATCCTGCAGCTTGCCGGCAGCCGCCTGTTTCCGTCTTGGCGTGAGATCTATTACGGGCTGCCCGAGCTGATCGAACGGAGCCCCTGGATCAAGGAACTGCAGCGGGCGCTGGAGCAATCGGGATTTGTGGATGTCCGCCGATATGACCTGACGCTGTACGGCTCCGCGATCGTGTATGCGCGCAAGCCGGGCGCCTCCGCAGCGCCCAACGGCAGCTCAGGGTAG
- a CDS encoding ATP-binding protein: MSRQARYSLFQLINSLYEYRSVILTTNKDFTAWGEFFHDDNVAVPIIDRIIHHSHIFMLGGESYRLKQKTLS, translated from the coding sequence ATGAGCCGGCAGGCCCGCTACAGCCTGTTCCAGCTGATCAACAGCCTCTACGAGTACCGCTCGGTGATCCTGACCACCAACAAGGACTTCACCGCCTGGGGCGAGTTCTTCCATGACGACAACGTCGCGGTCCCCATCATCGACCGCATCATCCATCACTCCCACATCTTCATGCTGGGAGGAGAAAGCTATCGGCTGAAGCAGAAAACACTCAGCTGA
- a CDS encoding type II toxin-antitoxin system YafQ family toxin yields the protein MLTAVRSSQFKRDVKRLQKRGQDMGKLRIVLGLLIEKSPLPEAYQDHALRGNWRGYRDAYIEPDWLLLCRVVGDELHLARTGSHADLFRE from the coding sequence ATGCTGACTGCGGTCCGTTCCAGCCAGTTCAAACGCGATGTGAAACGACTTCAGAAACGTGGCCAGGACATGGGCAAGTTGCGGATTGTGCTGGGCCTTTTGATTGAGAAGTCCCCATTGCCCGAGGCGTACCAGGATCACGCCTTGCGAGGAAACTGGCGCGGCTACCGGGACGCGTATATCGAGCCGGATTGGTTGCTGCTGTGCCGCGTTGTCGGCGACGAGTTGCACTTGGCCCGGACCGGTAGCCATGCGGATCTGTTCCGAGAGTAG
- a CDS encoding DUF5615 family PIN-like protein — MRFLVDAQLPPALARWLSAQGCPADHVADLGMAESPDRVIWEWAAQESVTIVTKDEDFAIWRITSSAGTPRVVWLRMGNTRRSELLARMEILLPRVLAALEGGETLIEIR; from the coding sequence ATGCGCTTTCTGGTGGACGCGCAACTGCCGCCGGCCCTTGCTCGGTGGCTGAGCGCCCAGGGCTGTCCAGCCGACCACGTCGCCGATCTCGGGATGGCAGAATCCCCGGATCGAGTGATTTGGGAGTGGGCAGCACAAGAGAGTGTGACGATTGTCACCAAGGATGAAGACTTCGCCATCTGGCGAATCACCTCCAGTGCCGGGACGCCACGGGTCGTGTGGCTCAGAATGGGCAACACTCGCCGGTCGGAATTGCTGGCGCGCATGGAAATTCTATTGCCTCGGGTTTTGGCCGCCCTGGAGGGCGGCGAGACGCTGATCGAAATTCGTTGA
- a CDS encoding archease, whose amino-acid sequence MSAEPTPPVPPERWEHFPHVADMGVPGFGSSPGEAFAAAAHAMTAVITEPDGVHPEVRVEIRAQACGPGDPAQ is encoded by the coding sequence ATGAGCGCCGAGCCGACACCGCCGGTACCGCCGGAGCGCTGGGAACACTTCCCGCACGTGGCGGACATGGGGGTACCCGGTTTTGGCAGCAGCCCCGGCGAGGCCTTCGCTGCCGCCGCGCATGCGATGACCGCGGTGATCACCGAGCCGGATGGCGTGCACCCGGAGGTGCGCGTGGAAATCCGCGCACAGGCGTGCGGACCCGGAGATCCTGCTCAATGA
- a CDS encoding daunorubicin resistance protein DrrA family ABC transporter ATP-binding protein, producing the protein MSCAIEVERLVRDFAGTRALDGVNLHVPTSQVLGLLGPNGAGKTTMVRTLATLLAPTAGQAWVGGFDVVREAARVREIIGLTGQYASVDEKLTGRENLILIGRLLGLKRAEAKARADSLLADFALTDAGRRPAQTYSGGMRRRLDLAASLVGRPRILFLDEPSTGLDPRARRDLWQRVRQLQEDGTTVLLTTQYLEEADALADSIVVLDQGRVIAEGTAAQLKARVGARTLSVTVSDPALAARAAEHITAVAGVQVQVDGDQISASVQHPALLPAVLRALDDAGIEVSELGLRGASLDDVFLALTGHSSRLDTGRSEDAA; encoded by the coding sequence ATGAGCTGCGCGATCGAAGTGGAACGGCTGGTGCGGGACTTCGCCGGCACCCGCGCCCTGGACGGCGTGAACCTGCATGTGCCCACCAGCCAGGTGCTGGGCCTGCTGGGACCGAACGGCGCCGGCAAGACGACGATGGTCCGCACCCTGGCCACGCTGCTTGCTCCCACCGCTGGGCAGGCGTGGGTGGGCGGCTTCGACGTCGTTCGGGAGGCCGCGCGGGTCCGCGAGATCATCGGCCTGACCGGCCAATACGCGTCGGTCGACGAAAAGCTGACCGGGCGCGAGAACCTGATCCTGATCGGTCGCCTGCTGGGGCTGAAGCGCGCGGAAGCGAAAGCGCGTGCGGACAGCCTGCTGGCGGATTTTGCTCTGACAGACGCCGGGCGCCGGCCCGCCCAGACCTACTCCGGCGGCATGCGCCGGCGGCTGGACCTGGCCGCCAGCCTGGTCGGGCGTCCGCGCATCCTGTTCCTGGACGAGCCGTCCACCGGATTGGATCCGCGCGCACGGCGCGACCTGTGGCAGCGCGTCCGCCAGCTGCAGGAAGACGGCACGACCGTGCTCTTGACCACCCAGTACCTGGAGGAGGCGGATGCGCTGGCCGACTCGATCGTGGTGCTGGATCAGGGCCGAGTGATCGCCGAGGGCACGGCCGCGCAGCTGAAGGCACGGGTGGGCGCGCGCACGCTGTCGGTGACCGTGTCCGACCCAGCCCTGGCCGCACGCGCCGCGGAACACATCACCGCCGTCGCGGGGGTGCAGGTTCAGGTGGACGGCGACCAGATCAGTGCCTCGGTACAGCACCCGGCGCTGCTGCCGGCGGTATTGCGGGCACTGGACGACGCCGGCATCGAGGTCTCGGAGCTGGGGCTGCGCGGGGCGAGCCTGGACGACGTGTTCCTGGCCCTGACCGGCCACAGCAGCCGCCTCGACACTGGCCGATCGGAGGACGCCGCGTGA